The following proteins are co-located in the Vallicoccus soli genome:
- a CDS encoding PTS galactitol transporter subunit IIC, with the protein MLEAVSDYLTDLGASVVLPVLITVFALVLGQKPGRALRSGLLIGIGFVGIGLVIGLLGTAVSPVAQALAERFDLDLSVVDVGWPSSAAIAFGSSVGAAVIPLCLVLNVVLLVTGLTRTFDIDLWNYWHFALSGALVAAVTDSYVLGLVTAAAAMVVTLALADWCAPVVQKYYGLPDITFPHGTSAPYVLFAIPLNALFDRVPGVRSWKADPDSIQKRYGVLGESIFLGLVIGLVLGLAGYGLDDPRADSIAILQLGINVAAVMLILPRMVAILMEGLIPVSEAAREFVQRRFPGRRFYIGLDSAIAVGQPAVIATSLLLVPLTLVAALLLEPLGNQVLPLVDLATIPFIVAIMVAIFRGNIVRAVLGGILVIGGGLFIATGLSATFTTVATASGFQAPEGASQFSSLVDGANPLTGLLYLGGKVGSAGPVVLLLASLAFAWVIARHVARREATGDAAAAAAGSVPAPSRPADRTVDLTAADGGARTGRRGRRGRG; encoded by the coding sequence ATGCTCGAAGCCGTCTCGGACTACCTCACCGACCTCGGGGCGTCCGTCGTCCTGCCGGTCCTCATCACCGTGTTCGCGCTGGTCCTCGGGCAGAAGCCCGGGCGCGCGCTGCGCTCCGGCCTGCTCATCGGCATCGGCTTCGTGGGCATCGGCCTGGTCATCGGGCTGCTGGGCACCGCGGTCTCGCCGGTGGCGCAGGCGCTCGCCGAGCGCTTCGACCTCGACCTGTCCGTCGTCGACGTCGGCTGGCCCTCCAGCGCGGCCATCGCCTTCGGTTCGTCGGTGGGGGCGGCGGTCATCCCGCTGTGCCTCGTGCTCAACGTCGTCCTGCTCGTCACCGGGCTGACCCGCACCTTCGACATCGACCTGTGGAACTACTGGCACTTCGCGCTCTCGGGCGCGCTCGTCGCGGCCGTGACCGACTCGTACGTCCTGGGCCTCGTCACCGCCGCCGCCGCCATGGTCGTCACCCTCGCGCTCGCCGACTGGTGCGCGCCGGTGGTGCAGAAGTACTACGGCCTGCCGGACATCACCTTCCCGCACGGCACCAGCGCGCCGTACGTCCTCTTCGCCATCCCGCTCAACGCCCTCTTCGACCGCGTCCCGGGCGTGCGCTCGTGGAAGGCCGACCCGGACAGCATCCAGAAGCGGTACGGCGTCCTCGGCGAGTCGATCTTCCTCGGGCTCGTCATCGGCCTGGTGCTGGGCCTGGCCGGCTACGGCCTGGACGACCCGCGCGCCGACTCCATCGCGATCCTGCAGCTCGGCATCAACGTCGCGGCGGTCATGCTCATCCTCCCGCGCATGGTCGCCATCCTCATGGAGGGCCTCATCCCGGTGTCGGAGGCGGCCCGCGAGTTCGTGCAGCGCCGCTTCCCCGGCCGCCGCTTCTACATCGGCCTGGACTCCGCGATCGCCGTCGGGCAGCCCGCCGTCATCGCGACCTCGCTGCTGCTCGTCCCGCTGACCCTCGTCGCCGCGCTGCTGCTCGAGCCGCTCGGCAACCAGGTGCTCCCGCTCGTCGACCTGGCCACGATCCCGTTCATCGTCGCGATCATGGTGGCGATCTTCCGCGGCAACATCGTGCGCGCGGTGCTCGGCGGCATCCTCGTCATCGGCGGCGGCCTCTTCATCGCCACCGGCCTGTCGGCCACGTTCACGACCGTGGCGACCGCGTCGGGCTTCCAGGCCCCCGAGGGCGCCTCGCAGTTCTCCTCGCTCGTCGACGGCGCGAACCCGCTGACCGGCCTGCTCTACCTCGGCGGCAAGGTGGGCTCCGCGGGCCCGGTGGTCCTGCTCCTCGCCTCGCTCGCCTTCGCCTGGGTGATCGCCCGGCACGTGGCCCGGCGCGAGGCGACGGGCGACGCGGCCGCCGCGGCGGCGGGCTCGGTGCCCGCGCCGTCGCGGCCGGCGGACCGCACCGTCGACCTCACCGCCGCCGACGGCGGCGCCCGCACCGGGCGGCGCGGGCGCCGCGGGCGCGGCTGA
- a CDS encoding UbiA family prenyltransferase, with amino-acid sequence MARGPAAPAPAAPSTARALLLSCHPVPTAAVTALTTSLGAAVGLAAADLALLAAAVLTGQLSVGWSNDLLDRRRDATTARADKPLAAAGAPVRAAAVATALALAAALPPSLALGAAAGAAHLGFVASAWAYNLGLKAGPLSWLPYATGFGLLPAVPVLAAGAAPPAWLCAAGALLGVGAHLFNALPDVEDDEGTGVRGLPVRLGRAAGRLLGCLLLVAAVAVLALLPPGPAGPAGWAALAAGGGLAVAAALDGGARGSRRGFVLAVGTAAVGVALLAARTASLG; translated from the coding sequence GTGGCGCGCGGTCCCGCGGCACCCGCGCCCGCCGCCCCGTCCACCGCGCGGGCCCTGCTCCTGTCCTGCCACCCGGTGCCCACGGCGGCCGTCACCGCGCTGACGACGTCGCTGGGCGCCGCCGTGGGGCTCGCCGCGGCCGACCTCGCGCTCCTCGCCGCCGCGGTGCTCACGGGGCAGCTCTCCGTGGGCTGGTCCAACGACCTGCTGGACCGGCGGCGCGACGCGACGACCGCCCGCGCCGACAAGCCGCTGGCCGCCGCGGGCGCCCCCGTGCGCGCGGCCGCGGTCGCGACCGCCCTCGCGCTGGCCGCGGCGCTCCCCCCGAGCCTCGCCCTCGGCGCCGCCGCGGGGGCCGCGCACCTCGGCTTCGTCGCGAGCGCCTGGGCCTACAACCTCGGCCTCAAGGCCGGGCCGCTGTCGTGGCTCCCCTACGCCACGGGCTTCGGGCTGCTGCCCGCCGTCCCGGTGCTCGCCGCGGGCGCCGCCCCGCCGGCCTGGCTGTGCGCCGCCGGCGCGCTGCTCGGCGTCGGGGCCCACCTGTTCAACGCGCTGCCGGACGTCGAGGACGACGAGGGGACGGGCGTACGGGGCCTGCCCGTCCGGCTCGGCCGCGCCGCCGGCCGGCTGCTCGGCTGCCTGCTGCTCGTCGCGGCGGTCGCCGTCCTCGCCCTGCTCCCGCCCGGGCCCGCCGGCCCGGCGGGCTGGGCCGCCCTCGCCGCCGGCGGGGGGCTCGCGGTCGCGGCGGCGCTCGACGGGGGGGCCCGCGGCTCCCGGCGGGGGTTCGTGCTCGCCGTCGGCACCGCAGCGGTCGGGGTCGCGCTGCTGGCGGCCCGTACGGCCTCCCTCGGCTGA
- a CDS encoding biotin/lipoyl-containing protein has product MPRAALVMPKMSMTMQEGELATWHVAVGDEVVEGQVVCEVLTDKVDMEVEATASGTVVSLEAAEGDVVAVGAPLAWVEAAEEGLMAGLFGDDGPAAAPGPAPAPAPDAAGDAGAAPDPALAPAGAGPAGAGPGGPPSPGGGPEPWTPVRAMPGARRLAAERGLDLAALAGSGPGGAVMLGDVPEQRPAPVPEPTPVPGAARPAPPPPAAAAPAAAALPAPAPPPLLAADLHPRGPAAPVVVEREVVLGPAGGGSPLLAARAVAALAAALAEAGPEPVRDDPRVGLVVPSPAGPVVLTVAAAHALDAAALGGLLEAGAQGAREGRVDVRLLAPPDATVALVEGVNRAVVPARPGTLLSLAVAAPADRVVALAGGVAVRSATTVTASGGARTRSEHDLAGLVARVAARLAVPRAGA; this is encoded by the coding sequence ATGCCGCGCGCGGCGCTCGTCATGCCCAAGATGTCGATGACGATGCAGGAGGGCGAGCTCGCCACCTGGCACGTCGCCGTCGGGGACGAGGTGGTCGAGGGCCAGGTCGTCTGCGAGGTCCTCACCGACAAGGTCGACATGGAGGTCGAGGCGACGGCGTCGGGGACCGTCGTCTCGCTCGAGGCCGCCGAGGGCGACGTCGTCGCCGTCGGCGCCCCGCTGGCCTGGGTCGAGGCCGCCGAGGAGGGCCTCATGGCCGGTCTCTTCGGCGACGACGGCCCCGCGGCCGCCCCTGGACCCGCACCGGCGCCCGCCCCCGACGCCGCGGGCGACGCCGGTGCGGCCCCCGACCCGGCGCTCGCCCCCGCCGGCGCCGGCCCCGCCGGCGCCGGCCCTGGCGGGCCGCCCTCGCCCGGCGGGGGCCCGGAGCCCTGGACGCCGGTGCGCGCGATGCCCGGCGCCCGGCGGCTCGCGGCCGAGCGGGGCCTGGACCTCGCCGCGCTCGCGGGCAGTGGCCCCGGCGGGGCGGTGATGCTCGGGGACGTCCCGGAGCAGCGCCCCGCCCCCGTCCCGGAGCCGACCCCGGTGCCCGGTGCCGCCCGGCCCGCGCCGCCACCCCCCGCGGCGGCGGCGCCCGCGGCCGCGGCGCTGCCCGCGCCGGCTCCGCCGCCGCTCCTCGCGGCGGACCTGCACCCCCGCGGCCCGGCGGCGCCGGTGGTCGTCGAGCGCGAGGTCGTCCTCGGCCCGGCCGGGGGCGGGTCGCCGCTGCTGGCCGCGCGGGCGGTGGCGGCGCTCGCGGCGGCGCTCGCGGAGGCCGGTCCCGAGCCGGTGCGCGACGACCCGCGGGTCGGGCTCGTCGTCCCCTCGCCCGCCGGGCCGGTCGTGCTCACCGTCGCGGCGGCCCACGCGCTCGACGCCGCCGCCCTGGGCGGGCTGCTCGAGGCCGGGGCGCAGGGGGCCCGCGAGGGGCGGGTCGACGTGCGCCTGCTGGCCCCGCCCGACGCCACGGTCGCGCTCGTCGAGGGGGTGAACCGGGCGGTCGTACCCGCCCGGCCGGGCACCCTGCTCTCGCTCGCGGTGGCCGCCCCGGCGGACCGGGTGGTCGCGCTCGCGGGCGGCGTCGCGGTCCGCAGCGCCACGACGGTGACGGCCAGCGGTGGGGCCCGTACGCGCAGCGAGCACGACCTCGCCGGGCTCGTCGCCCGCGTCGCGGCGCGCCTGGCGGTGCCCCGCGCGGGTGCTTGA
- a CDS encoding PTS sugar transporter subunit IIB, whose protein sequence is MATKSVLVICGTGVATSTVVATKVKEHCAERGLDVTVRQGKVMDLVSGSADADLVVATTQVPASVTVPVVAGLPFLTGVGLDATLDEIVGHLQR, encoded by the coding sequence GTGGCCACCAAGAGCGTGCTCGTCATCTGCGGCACGGGGGTCGCCACGTCGACCGTCGTGGCGACGAAGGTCAAGGAGCACTGCGCCGAGCGCGGCCTCGACGTCACCGTCCGCCAGGGCAAGGTCATGGACCTCGTGAGCGGCTCCGCGGACGCCGACCTCGTCGTCGCCACGACCCAGGTGCCCGCCAGCGTCACGGTGCCGGTCGTGGCCGGCCTGCCGTTCCTCACCGGCGTCGGCCTCGACGCCACCCTCGACGAGATCGTGGGCCACCTGCAGCGCTGA
- a CDS encoding CarD family transcriptional regulator, translating into MTFTVGETVVYPHHGAALIEAIETRTIKGEERLYLVLKVAQGDLTVRVPADNVDLVGVRDVVGQDGLDRVFEVLRAPHTEEPTNWSRRYKANLEKLASGDVIKVAEVVRDLWRRDKDRGLSAGEKRMLAKARQILVSELALAENTNEDKAETVLDEVLAS; encoded by the coding sequence ATGACGTTCACCGTCGGCGAGACCGTCGTCTACCCGCACCACGGGGCTGCACTGATCGAGGCCATCGAGACCCGGACCATCAAGGGCGAGGAGCGGCTCTACCTCGTGCTCAAGGTCGCCCAGGGCGACCTCACCGTCCGCGTCCCCGCGGACAACGTCGACCTCGTCGGCGTCCGCGACGTCGTGGGCCAGGACGGCCTCGACCGCGTCTTCGAGGTGCTGCGCGCCCCGCACACCGAGGAGCCGACCAACTGGTCGCGGCGCTACAAGGCCAACCTGGAGAAGCTCGCCAGCGGCGACGTCATCAAGGTCGCCGAGGTCGTGCGCGACCTCTGGCGCCGCGACAAGGACCGCGGGCTCTCCGCCGGCGAGAAGCGCATGCTCGCCAAGGCCCGGCAGATCCTGGTCTCCGAGCTCGCGCTCGCCGAGAACACCAACGAGGACAAGGCCGAGACCGTCCTCGACGAGGTGCTCGCCTCCTAG
- a CDS encoding YbjN domain-containing protein, translated as MPDAAGAAAVLRGTLAALGVEHEEVGPGRFAAVLPGEARLRTTCLLEVGRHALSVRAFVARRPDEAHAEVHRMLLERNARAGAVAFALDAAGDVWLVGRLPLVAVVPEVVDGLLGEVLEASDGTFNAVVERGFASAVRREWAWRERRGEPTANLEAFRRLRPAPGEGA; from the coding sequence GTGCCTGACGCGGCGGGCGCCGCCGCGGTGCTGCGCGGCACCCTCGCCGCGCTCGGCGTCGAGCACGAGGAGGTGGGCCCGGGCCGCTTCGCGGCCGTCCTGCCGGGCGAGGCGCGCCTGCGCACGACCTGCCTGCTGGAGGTCGGCCGGCACGCGCTGAGCGTGCGGGCCTTCGTCGCGCGGCGCCCCGACGAGGCGCACGCCGAGGTGCACCGGATGCTGCTCGAGCGGAACGCGCGGGCCGGGGCCGTCGCCTTCGCCCTCGACGCGGCCGGGGACGTGTGGCTCGTGGGGCGGCTGCCGCTCGTCGCCGTCGTGCCCGAGGTCGTGGACGGCCTGCTCGGCGAGGTGCTCGAGGCCTCGGACGGGACGTTCAACGCCGTCGTCGAGCGCGGCTTCGCCTCGGCCGTGCGCCGGGAGTGGGCGTGGCGCGAGCGGCGCGGCGAGCCCACCGCGAACCTCGAGGCCTTCCGCCGGCTGCGCCCCGCGCCCGGCGAGGGCGCCTGA
- a CDS encoding alpha-ketoacid dehydrogenase subunit beta gives MTAVLDGTAAAGAADARTLTYAEAVREALGQAMAEDERVLLMGEDVGVYGGAFGVSGDLFHRFGPERVVDTPISELGFVGAGVGAAMAGLRPVVEIQFSDFTCQAMDQIVNQAAKIHFMLGGAAHVPMVLRAPGGSGTGAAGQHSQSLEAWFAHTPGLKVVMPATAADAKGLLLSAIDDPDPVVVLEHKLLYKASGPVPEEAVRVPLGVAAVPRRGGDLTMVATGVMVGRCLEAAERLAGEGVSASVVDVRTLSPFDAPTVLREVEATGRALLVQEAPRHVGFMAEVAARIVESDAVYRLRAPVARLCGLDTPIPYAPQLERAVVPQVDDVVAAAVRLAGVG, from the coding sequence GTGACGGCCGTGCTCGACGGGACGGCGGCGGCCGGCGCCGCGGACGCCCGCACGCTGACGTACGCCGAGGCGGTGCGCGAGGCGCTCGGCCAGGCGATGGCCGAGGACGAGCGCGTGCTCCTCATGGGCGAGGACGTCGGCGTGTACGGCGGCGCGTTCGGCGTCTCCGGCGACCTGTTCCACCGGTTCGGCCCGGAGCGGGTCGTCGACACCCCCATCTCCGAGCTGGGCTTCGTCGGCGCCGGCGTCGGGGCGGCGATGGCCGGCCTGCGCCCCGTGGTGGAGATCCAGTTCTCCGACTTCACGTGCCAGGCGATGGACCAGATCGTCAACCAGGCTGCGAAGATCCACTTCATGCTCGGCGGCGCCGCGCACGTGCCGATGGTGCTGCGCGCGCCGGGCGGCTCGGGCACCGGCGCGGCCGGGCAGCACTCGCAGAGCCTCGAGGCCTGGTTCGCGCACACCCCCGGGCTCAAGGTCGTCATGCCGGCCACCGCCGCCGACGCGAAGGGCCTGCTGCTCAGCGCGATCGACGACCCCGACCCGGTCGTCGTGCTCGAGCACAAGCTGCTCTACAAGGCCTCCGGGCCGGTGCCCGAGGAGGCCGTACGGGTGCCCCTGGGCGTCGCCGCGGTCCCGCGCCGGGGCGGCGACCTCACCATGGTCGCCACCGGCGTCATGGTGGGCCGCTGCCTCGAGGCGGCCGAGCGCCTGGCGGGGGAGGGCGTCTCGGCGAGCGTCGTCGACGTGCGCACGCTGAGCCCCTTCGACGCGCCCACCGTCCTGCGCGAGGTCGAGGCCACCGGGCGGGCGCTGCTCGTGCAGGAGGCGCCGCGGCACGTCGGCTTCATGGCCGAGGTCGCCGCGCGGATCGTCGAGTCGGACGCGGTCTACCGGCTGCGCGCCCCCGTCGCCCGGCTGTGCGGGCTGGACACCCCGATCCCGTACGCCCCCCAGCTCGAGCGGGCGGTCGTGCCGCAGGTCGACGACGTGGTCGCCGCGGCGGTGCGCCTGGCGGGGGTGGGCTGA
- the mshA gene encoding D-inositol-3-phosphate glycosyltransferase: MLSVHTSPLDQPGTGDAGGLNVYVVELARRLAARGTEVEVLTRAARPGLAPAVELADGVLVRHLPAGPYEPLPKEDLPSQLCALVAGALRVEAGRAAGHYDLVHSHYWLSGQVGWLAAERWGVPLVHTMHTMARVKNLSLAAGDAPEPRSREIGEQQVVDAADRLLANTRLEAGQLVDLYGADPRRVAVVPPGVDLELFRPGDRAAARARLGVRPDAAVLLFVGRVQPLKAPDVLVRAAARLVADDPALRRRLQVVVLGGPSGSGTERPRALEELARSEGVADVVTLAPPVPRPVLADWYRAADVSVVPSYSESFGLVAVEAQACGTPVVASRVGGLPVAVRDGVSGLLVDGHDPDDYARVLRRLLDEPRLRQRLSLGAVEHAARHGWDATADGVLAAYRGALDDAEAARAARGRAAGRGA; encoded by the coding sequence ATGCTCTCGGTCCACACGTCCCCGCTCGACCAGCCCGGCACCGGCGACGCTGGCGGGCTCAACGTGTACGTCGTCGAGCTCGCCCGCCGGCTCGCCGCCCGCGGCACCGAGGTCGAGGTCCTCACCCGGGCCGCCCGCCCCGGCCTCGCGCCCGCGGTCGAGCTCGCGGACGGCGTCCTGGTGCGGCACCTGCCCGCGGGGCCGTACGAGCCGCTGCCCAAGGAGGACCTGCCCAGCCAGCTGTGCGCCCTGGTGGCGGGGGCCCTGCGCGTCGAGGCGGGCCGCGCCGCCGGGCACTACGACCTCGTCCACTCGCACTACTGGCTCTCGGGCCAGGTCGGCTGGCTCGCCGCGGAGCGCTGGGGCGTGCCGCTCGTGCACACCATGCACACCATGGCGCGGGTCAAGAACCTGTCCCTGGCCGCCGGCGACGCCCCGGAGCCGCGGTCGCGCGAGATCGGCGAGCAGCAGGTCGTCGACGCGGCCGACCGGCTGCTGGCGAACACCCGGCTCGAGGCCGGGCAGCTGGTCGACCTCTACGGCGCCGACCCGCGGCGCGTGGCGGTGGTCCCGCCGGGGGTGGACCTCGAGCTGTTCCGCCCCGGCGACCGGGCCGCGGCGCGCGCCCGGCTCGGCGTACGGCCCGACGCCGCCGTCCTGCTCTTCGTCGGCCGCGTGCAGCCGCTCAAGGCGCCCGACGTGCTCGTGCGCGCCGCGGCGCGGCTCGTGGCGGACGACCCGGCGCTGCGCCGCAGGCTCCAGGTGGTCGTGCTCGGCGGCCCCAGCGGGTCGGGCACCGAGCGCCCGCGCGCGCTCGAGGAGCTCGCCCGCTCCGAGGGCGTCGCCGACGTCGTCACGCTCGCCCCGCCGGTGCCGCGCCCGGTCCTGGCCGACTGGTACCGCGCGGCCGACGTGTCGGTGGTGCCGTCGTACAGCGAGAGCTTCGGCCTGGTCGCGGTCGAGGCGCAGGCGTGCGGCACCCCCGTGGTCGCGAGCCGGGTCGGCGGGCTCCCGGTCGCGGTGCGGGACGGGGTGAGCGGGCTGCTCGTCGACGGGCACGACCCGGACGACTACGCGCGGGTGCTGCGCCGGCTGCTCGACGAGCCGCGGCTGCGCCAGCGCCTGTCGCTCGGTGCCGTCGAGCACGCGGCGCGGCACGGGTGGGACGCGACGGCCGACGGGGTGCTGGCGGCCTACCGGGGCGCGCTCGACGACGCGGAGGCGGCGCGGGCGGCGCGCGGGCGCGCGGCGGGCCGCGGTGCCTGA
- a CDS encoding sugar-binding transcriptional regulator, with protein MPAARDPDVLLRAARLYYEERLSQDEVAARLGTSRSNVSRMLTAAFEQGIVEIRVNDPAGRDGELERALVARYGLDAAVVAVRSSLPGLHVRDRVAALAWQWLRGALRDGMVLALSWGRALQDLVYAVPAGSPVAVEVVQLVGGLSAVDHATTGQELVRELAARLQARYRYLHAPAVLTSATARDTLLAERSVQEQLDAARRADLAVVGIGAVGRGSSGAVLRSLALSPEERAAFEAAGPVGDVAARFFDAHGREVHGPVHDRVLAVTLDELRAVPTVVGVVHGREKVDAVAAALAGGLVDVLVCDDAVARGVLAQPTERAVPA; from the coding sequence GTGCCCGCCGCCCGCGACCCCGACGTGCTGCTGCGCGCCGCGCGCCTCTACTACGAGGAGCGGCTCTCGCAGGACGAGGTCGCCGCCCGCCTCGGCACGAGCCGCTCCAACGTCTCGCGCATGCTCACCGCCGCCTTCGAGCAGGGCATCGTCGAGATCCGGGTCAACGACCCCGCCGGGCGCGACGGCGAGCTCGAGCGGGCGCTCGTCGCGCGCTACGGGCTCGACGCCGCCGTGGTCGCGGTGCGCTCGTCGCTGCCGGGCCTGCACGTCCGCGACCGGGTCGCGGCCCTCGCCTGGCAGTGGCTGCGCGGGGCGCTGCGCGACGGCATGGTGCTCGCGCTGTCCTGGGGGCGCGCGCTGCAGGACCTCGTGTACGCCGTCCCCGCCGGCTCCCCGGTCGCCGTCGAGGTCGTGCAGCTCGTCGGCGGCCTGTCGGCCGTCGACCACGCGACGACGGGCCAGGAGCTCGTGCGCGAGCTCGCCGCGCGGCTGCAGGCCCGCTACCGCTACCTGCACGCGCCGGCGGTCCTCACCAGCGCGACCGCGCGCGACACCCTCCTCGCCGAGCGGTCGGTGCAGGAGCAGCTCGACGCCGCACGGCGCGCCGACCTCGCCGTCGTCGGCATCGGCGCGGTCGGGCGGGGCTCCTCCGGCGCCGTCCTGCGCTCGCTCGCGCTGAGCCCCGAGGAGCGGGCGGCCTTCGAGGCCGCCGGGCCGGTGGGCGACGTGGCGGCGCGGTTCTTCGACGCGCACGGGCGGGAGGTGCACGGCCCGGTGCACGACCGGGTCCTCGCGGTGACGCTCGACGAGCTGCGGGCGGTGCCGACCGTGGTGGGCGTCGTGCACGGGCGGGAGAAGGTCGACGCGGTGGCCGCGGCCCTGGCCGGCGGGCTCGTCGACGTGCTCGTCTGCGACGACGCCGTGGCCCGGGGCGTCCTGGCGCAGCCGACCGAGCGGGCGGTGCCGGCGTGA
- a CDS encoding class I SAM-dependent methyltransferase → MPGAGDDARSARRVERWFDAHARDYDRAMAAAERHLLGPGQRSWATSRATGSVLELGVGTGLNLPLYGPGVVRVVGVDLSAQMLDRARGRADLLRGRGVAVELRRGDAARTGLADGSVDTVLGTYALCCVPDPLAVLREARRVLRPGGRLVLVEHGPARPWWVRAAQRLLDPLTVRLQADHLLRDPRGYAERAGFAVQEAGRSGRAGLVHRVAARSPG, encoded by the coding sequence GTGCCGGGCGCCGGGGACGACGCCCGCTCCGCGCGGCGCGTGGAGCGCTGGTTCGACGCGCACGCGCGCGACTACGACCGCGCCATGGCCGCCGCGGAGCGCCACCTGCTCGGCCCCGGGCAGCGCTCGTGGGCGACCTCGCGCGCGACGGGCTCGGTCCTCGAGCTGGGCGTCGGCACCGGCCTGAACCTCCCGCTGTACGGCCCCGGCGTCGTGCGCGTCGTGGGCGTCGACCTGTCCGCGCAGATGCTCGACCGCGCGCGCGGGCGCGCCGACCTGCTGCGCGGGCGGGGCGTCGCCGTCGAGCTGCGCCGGGGCGACGCCGCGCGCACGGGGCTGGCGGACGGCTCGGTCGACACCGTGCTCGGGACGTACGCGCTGTGCTGCGTCCCGGACCCCCTCGCGGTGCTGCGCGAGGCCCGGCGGGTGCTGCGCCCGGGCGGGCGGCTGGTCCTCGTCGAGCACGGCCCCGCCCGCCCCTGGTGGGTGCGCGCCGCGCAGCGCCTGCTGGACCCGCTGACCGTCCGGCTGCAGGCCGACCACCTGCTGCGCGACCCGCGCGGGTACGCCGAGCGGGCCGGCTTCGCCGTGCAGGAGGCGGGGCGCTCGGGACGGGCCGGCCTCGTGCACCGGGTGGCGGCCCGCAGCCCCGGCTGA
- a CDS encoding PTS sugar transporter subunit IIA produces MSSTAVVPELSVVRPRTATAPELLALMARRAHAAGWVGDGFEAALLAREVAFPTGLPTPVPVALPHADPEHVRRPGLGAALLDPPVAFGEMGTTGERTVAVRLALVLLVDDPAQQVPLLARLVGVLQRPDWADGLEDVHDAAGLAERLNGLLGAVPAP; encoded by the coding sequence GTGAGCAGCACCGCCGTCGTCCCCGAGCTCAGCGTCGTGCGCCCGCGCACGGCCACGGCGCCCGAGCTGCTCGCCCTCATGGCCCGCCGCGCCCACGCGGCCGGCTGGGTGGGCGACGGGTTCGAGGCGGCCCTCCTGGCGCGGGAGGTCGCGTTCCCCACCGGCCTGCCCACGCCCGTACCGGTGGCCCTGCCGCACGCCGACCCCGAGCACGTGCGCCGGCCCGGGCTGGGGGCCGCGCTGCTCGACCCGCCCGTCGCCTTCGGGGAGATGGGCACGACCGGGGAGCGCACGGTCGCGGTTAGGCTGGCGCTCGTCCTCCTCGTCGACGACCCGGCGCAGCAGGTGCCGCTGCTCGCCCGGCTCGTCGGGGTGCTGCAGCGGCCGGACTGGGCCGACGGGCTCGAGGACGTCCACGACGCCGCCGGCCTGGCCGAGCGCCTCAACGGGCTGCTCGGCGCGGTCCCCGCACCCTGA
- a CDS encoding thiamine pyrophosphate-dependent dehydrogenase E1 component subunit alpha, with amino-acid sequence MPEPPRPPLSGDRATGLATLRTLWTVRRFEEAVDDLFARGMMHGTMHLSIGQEASATGVCSALREDDLIASTHRGHGHCIAKGAELVPMMAELLAKDTGYCRGRGGSMHIADAARGNLGANGIVGGGVPIAVGAALAQQRLRTGRVAVSFFGDGATNEGAFHEAANLAAIWKLPVVLVCENNKYGMSFSTERSMAVATIAERAAAYGFPGVRVDGNDVDAVHAAATEAVARARAGEGPTLLECVTYRWKGHSKSDKNLYRTREEIEEWRALDPVTRFERRLVEACPGVGEEDVAAVRDAVRDAVRDAVRQAMAAPDADPADLLGDLPAAVFWQPVGTDARREGVAR; translated from the coding sequence GTGCCCGAGCCGCCGCGCCCGCCGCTCTCCGGCGACCGCGCCACCGGGCTCGCGACGCTGCGCACGCTGTGGACGGTCCGGCGGTTCGAGGAGGCGGTCGACGACCTCTTCGCGCGCGGGATGATGCACGGGACGATGCACCTGTCGATCGGGCAGGAGGCGAGCGCCACGGGCGTCTGCTCCGCGCTGCGCGAGGACGACCTCATCGCCTCGACCCACCGCGGTCACGGCCACTGCATCGCCAAGGGCGCCGAGCTGGTGCCGATGATGGCCGAGCTGCTCGCCAAGGACACCGGCTACTGCCGGGGCCGCGGCGGCTCGATGCACATCGCCGACGCGGCGCGCGGCAACCTCGGCGCGAACGGCATCGTCGGCGGCGGGGTGCCGATCGCGGTCGGCGCGGCGCTGGCCCAGCAGCGGCTGCGCACCGGGCGCGTCGCGGTGAGCTTCTTCGGCGACGGCGCGACCAACGAGGGCGCCTTCCACGAGGCGGCGAACCTCGCAGCGATCTGGAAGCTGCCGGTCGTCCTGGTCTGCGAGAACAACAAGTACGGCATGAGCTTCTCGACCGAGCGGTCGATGGCGGTCGCGACGATCGCCGAGCGGGCGGCGGCGTACGGGTTCCCCGGGGTGCGGGTCGACGGCAACGACGTCGACGCGGTGCACGCCGCGGCGACCGAGGCGGTGGCCCGGGCCCGCGCGGGGGAGGGCCCGACGCTGCTGGAGTGCGTGACGTACCGCTGGAAGGGCCACTCCAAGAGCGACAAGAACCTCTACCGCACCCGCGAGGAGATCGAGGAGTGGCGGGCGCTCGACCCGGTGACGCGCTTCGAGCGGCGGCTGGTCGAGGCGTGCCCCGGCGTCGGCGAGGAGGACGTCGCGGCCGTGCGGGACGCGGTGCGCGACGCGGTGCGCGACGCGGTGCGCCAGGCGATGGCGGCGCCCGACGCGGACCCCGCGGACCTGCTCGGGGACCTGCCGGCGGCGGTGTTCTGGCAGCCCGTGGGCACCGACGCCCGCCGCGAGGGGGTGGCCCGGTGA